The following proteins come from a genomic window of Flavobacterium eburneipallidum:
- a CDS encoding fumarate reductase/succinate dehydrogenase flavoprotein subunit, translated as MKLDSKIPEGHISQKWTDYKDHLRLVAPNNRPKIDIIVVGTGLAGASAAASFAEMGYNVKAFCYQDSPRRAHSIAAQGGINAAKNYQNDGDSTFRLFYDTIKGGDYRAREANVHRLAEVSGNIIDQCVAQGVPFARDYGGNLDNRSFGGTQVQRTFYAAGQTGQQLLLGAYSALSRQIGLGRIDMYNRHEMLELVKVDGKARGIIARNLVTGELERHSAHAVIIATGGYGNVYFLSTNAMGSNVTAGWKIHKQGAYFANPCYVQIHPTCIPVHGTNQSKLTLMSESLRNSGRIWVPKKKEDAEAIRAGKLKPVQIAEEDRDYYLERKYPAFGNLVPRDVASRAGKEVCDAGHGIEANDTNEGVYLDFSTEIQNKGKQTAYAKGNHNPSQEEILTLGKKWLEEKYGNLFTMYQKITDENPYETPMKIYPAVHYTMGGVWVDYNLQSTIPGCFVAGEANFSDHGANRLGASALMQGLADGYFVLPYTVSNYLADDIRTGKISTDLPEFVAAENSVKEQINKFLSNNGSKTVDHFHKRLGHIMWNKVGMGRNEKGLTEAISEIAALKEEFYKDVYVPGSADELNPELEKALRVADFIELGQLMAMDALQRKESCGGHFREEYQDAEGETLRDDENFSFVGAWENKGYDVTKSELHKEELKYEFIKIAARNYK; from the coding sequence ATGAAACTAGATTCTAAAATACCAGAAGGTCACATTTCACAAAAATGGACTGATTATAAAGATCACTTAAGGTTAGTTGCTCCAAACAACCGACCAAAAATAGATATTATCGTAGTAGGAACAGGATTAGCTGGTGCTTCGGCAGCTGCTTCTTTTGCCGAAATGGGTTATAATGTAAAAGCATTTTGTTACCAAGATTCACCACGTCGTGCGCACTCAATCGCTGCACAAGGAGGTATAAATGCTGCAAAAAATTATCAAAATGATGGTGATAGTACTTTCCGTTTGTTTTATGACACTATCAAAGGTGGAGATTACAGAGCACGTGAAGCAAACGTACACCGTTTAGCTGAAGTTTCTGGAAACATCATCGACCAATGTGTGGCTCAAGGAGTTCCTTTTGCTCGTGATTATGGTGGAAATTTAGATAACCGTTCTTTTGGTGGTACTCAAGTACAACGTACTTTTTACGCTGCAGGACAAACAGGGCAACAACTGTTATTAGGGGCTTATTCTGCTTTGTCAAGACAAATTGGTTTAGGAAGAATCGATATGTACAACCGTCACGAAATGTTGGAACTGGTAAAAGTTGACGGAAAAGCTCGTGGAATCATTGCTCGTAACTTGGTTACAGGAGAGTTAGAAAGACATTCTGCTCACGCTGTAATTATTGCAACGGGAGGATACGGAAACGTATATTTCCTTTCTACTAATGCCATGGGATCGAATGTAACTGCTGGTTGGAAAATTCACAAACAAGGAGCTTATTTTGCAAATCCTTGTTATGTTCAAATTCATCCAACTTGTATCCCAGTTCACGGAACCAATCAATCGAAATTGACCTTGATGTCAGAGTCGTTAAGAAACTCTGGACGTATTTGGGTTCCAAAGAAAAAAGAAGATGCAGAAGCTATTAGAGCAGGAAAATTAAAACCAGTTCAAATTGCTGAAGAAGACAGAGATTATTACCTAGAAAGAAAATATCCTGCATTTGGTAACTTGGTTCCTCGTGATGTGGCTTCAAGAGCAGGAAAAGAAGTTTGTGACGCAGGTCACGGAATTGAAGCGAATGATACCAATGAAGGAGTTTATTTGGATTTCTCTACAGAGATTCAAAATAAAGGAAAACAAACGGCTTACGCCAAAGGAAACCACAATCCTTCTCAAGAAGAAATTCTTACTTTAGGAAAAAAATGGTTGGAGGAAAAATACGGTAACTTGTTTACCATGTACCAAAAAATCACGGACGAGAATCCTTATGAAACTCCAATGAAAATTTACCCTGCAGTTCACTACACCATGGGTGGAGTTTGGGTTGATTATAACTTACAATCTACTATTCCAGGTTGTTTCGTTGCAGGAGAGGCTAACTTCTCTGACCACGGAGCGAACCGTCTAGGAGCTTCTGCTTTGATGCAAGGTTTGGCTGATGGATATTTTGTATTACCTTACACTGTTTCTAATTATTTAGCGGACGATATTCGTACTGGAAAAATTTCTACAGATTTGCCAGAATTCGTAGCTGCTGAAAATAGTGTAAAAGAGCAAATCAACAAATTCTTATCTAATAATGGATCTAAAACGGTGGATCATTTCCACAAACGTTTAGGACACATTATGTGGAATAAAGTGGGTATGGGTCGTAATGAGAAAGGTTTAACTGAAGCCATTTCTGAAATTGCAGCTTTAAAAGAAGAATTCTACAAAGACGTTTATGTTCCTGGTAGTGCAGACGAATTGAATCCTGAATTAGAAAAAGCGCTTCGTGTTGCCGATTTCATCGAATTAGGACAATTGATGGCTATGGATGCTTTACAGCGTAAAGAATCTTGTGGAGGTCACTTCCGTGAAGAGTATCAGGATGCTGAAGGAGAAACACTTCGTGATGACGAAAACTTCTCTTTTGTAGGAGCTTGGGAAAACAAAGGATACGATGTTACAAAATCGGAACTTCACAAAGAGGAATTGAAATACGAGTTTATTAAAATAGCCGCAAGAAATTACAAATAA
- a CDS encoding succinate dehydrogenase/fumarate reductase iron-sulfur subunit — MSAAKNINISLQIWRQKNSKEKGKMETYKLNDVSTASSFLEMLDQLNEQLVNERKEPIAFDHDCREGICGMCSLYINGRAHGPDTGITTCQLHMRMFNDGDTIVIEPWRSAAFPVIKDLVVDRSAFDRIQQAGGFVSVNTSGNTIDANATPINKQDADKAFEAAACIGCGACVATCKNGSAMLFVGAKVSQYALLPQGRIEATDRVLNMVRQMDEEGFGNCTNTGACEVECPKGISLENIARMNREFLSASLK, encoded by the coding sequence ATGAGCGCAGCAAAAAATATCAATATAAGCCTTCAAATTTGGCGTCAAAAAAACTCCAAAGAAAAAGGAAAAATGGAAACATACAAATTGAACGATGTCTCTACGGCTAGTTCATTTTTGGAAATGTTAGACCAATTGAACGAACAATTAGTAAACGAAAGAAAAGAGCCAATCGCATTTGATCACGACTGTCGTGAAGGAATCTGCGGAATGTGTTCTTTGTATATTAACGGACGTGCACACGGACCAGATACAGGAATCACTACTTGTCAATTGCATATGAGAATGTTCAACGATGGAGATACAATTGTTATCGAGCCATGGCGTTCTGCAGCTTTTCCTGTAATTAAGGATTTAGTAGTAGATAGAAGTGCCTTTGATAGAATTCAGCAAGCAGGAGGTTTCGTTTCTGTGAATACTTCTGGAAACACTATTGATGCAAATGCAACTCCAATTAACAAACAAGATGCAGACAAAGCTTTTGAAGCAGCAGCTTGTATTGGTTGTGGAGCTTGTGTAGCGACTTGTAAAAATGGTTCAGCCATGTTATTCGTTGGAGCAAAAGTATCTCAATACGCATTGTTGCCACAAGGAAGAATTGAAGCTACAGACCGTGTACTAAATATGGTGCGTCAAATGGATGAAGAAGGTTTTGGTAACTGTACCAATACTGGAGCTTGCGAAGTAGAATGTCCTAAAGGAATTTCTTTGGAAAACATCGCTCGTATGAACAGAGAATTTTTATCAGCCAGTTTGAAATAA
- a CDS encoding sensor histidine kinase: MNIKTLILIIINSLIALVIALLSFSSYKQFSNVLNDRILLQLNSIKTLKQNQIEHLLKSEWERFEASELYNQNIDTTVLKLPDSIKKINGIHDFTGFQIDNKTTIGFISNSERGTKIKILDYNKIKKILLERTGMGDSGESYLVGEDFRMRSQSRFYPNKIPYTLFVKTKGVTNAFKGINGRGVFEDYRGIDVYSVYSLMIVGKLKLVILSEIDVDEVTLPLKELKERLAALTLGIFLLAVMLSLFLTRIITNPIKNMQKSLRIMAEGDYNQTNEFIKNSKEIKEMFDALANLKASLQGAVKFSDDIGKMNLHSDFKPKSSNDLLGKSLLAMRDKLIEFRNNEENTRILSKRMLVNGMEDERRRLSRELHDGVGPYLTSLKHYIENRVQNESKKAEMKKIVDDTIAEIRLMSNALMPASIDDFGIGVTLTNFIESLKKSTTVTIEYEDLTQQENSNITNHQAINLFRISQELINNSLKHANAKNIRITLSEFDEFISLFYFDDGIGFDIKTVKLGLGITNIKERVEICNGTITINANPGNTTFEIELPVEL; this comes from the coding sequence ATGAACATTAAAACATTAATACTAATTATAATCAATAGCTTGATCGCACTGGTAATTGCTTTGTTGTCTTTTTCTTCATACAAGCAATTTTCAAACGTTTTAAATGATCGTATTTTGTTGCAATTAAATTCTATTAAAACCCTAAAGCAAAACCAGATTGAGCATTTGTTAAAATCAGAATGGGAACGATTTGAGGCTTCTGAATTGTACAATCAAAATATTGACACTACTGTATTAAAGCTTCCAGACAGCATTAAAAAAATAAATGGAATTCACGATTTTACAGGTTTTCAGATTGATAATAAAACAACAATAGGTTTTATATCGAATTCGGAAAGAGGTACAAAAATTAAAATTTTAGATTACAATAAAATAAAAAAAATACTCCTAGAACGAACAGGAATGGGTGACAGTGGCGAATCCTATCTTGTTGGCGAAGATTTCCGAATGCGTTCTCAATCTCGTTTTTATCCCAATAAAATTCCATATACCTTATTTGTTAAAACAAAAGGAGTCACCAATGCTTTTAAAGGTATAAATGGCAGAGGCGTTTTTGAAGACTATAGAGGAATTGATGTATATAGCGTTTATAGTCTCATGATAGTTGGGAAATTAAAATTGGTTATTCTATCTGAAATAGATGTTGATGAGGTTACTCTACCTTTAAAAGAACTAAAGGAAAGACTTGCAGCTTTAACTCTTGGAATTTTTTTACTGGCTGTTATGCTTTCTCTTTTCCTGACAAGAATTATTACCAACCCCATTAAAAATATGCAAAAAAGTCTCCGAATTATGGCAGAAGGAGACTACAACCAAACCAATGAATTTATAAAAAATTCGAAGGAAATAAAGGAAATGTTTGACGCCTTGGCTAATTTGAAAGCTTCTTTGCAAGGTGCCGTAAAATTCTCTGATGATATTGGAAAAATGAATTTACATAGCGATTTTAAACCTAAAAGTTCTAATGATTTGCTTGGAAAAAGCCTTTTAGCAATGAGAGATAAGTTGATAGAGTTTAGAAATAATGAAGAAAATACCCGAATACTATCCAAACGAATGCTGGTAAACGGTATGGAAGATGAAAGGCGCCGACTTTCGCGAGAGCTCCATGATGGTGTAGGCCCTTATTTAACATCATTAAAACACTATATTGAGAATAGGGTTCAAAATGAATCGAAAAAAGCAGAAATGAAAAAAATAGTGGACGATACCATTGCTGAAATCAGATTGATGTCAAATGCCTTGATGCCTGCCTCAATAGATGATTTTGGAATTGGAGTCACCTTAACCAACTTTATCGAAAGCCTAAAAAAATCAACAACGGTAACTATTGAATACGAAGATTTAACCCAACAGGAAAATTCTAATATTACAAACCATCAGGCGATTAATCTTTTTAGAATAAGCCAGGAACTGATTAATAATTCATTAAAACATGCTAATGCAAAAAATATCAGGATTACACTTTCGGAATTTGATGAATTTATTTCTCTTTTTTATTTTGATGATGGTATTGGTTTTGATATCAAAACTGTTAAATTAGGTTTAGGAATTACTAACATCAAAGAACGTGTAGAAATTTGCAATGGTACAATTACCATCAATGCAAATCCCGGAAATACAACTTTTGAAATTGAATTACCCGTAGAATTATGA
- a CDS encoding response regulator, whose translation MNEIKLIIADDHELFRNGLAELLRKHDDIKIVKSVGDGIEFMELINSLFEADIVLLDITMPKMDGFQVLKELKTLNSDIKPIVISMHNDGNYIAKCAKMGAFGYLLKNTDEAELILAIRSVYNGKKYFSAEISEKMINFMSTQSISENVLSNKETEVLGLIAKGLTTKEIAEKLFVSSRTIETHRANILKKLEVKNTAELIKKAAKMNLV comes from the coding sequence ATGAACGAAATCAAATTAATAATAGCTGATGATCATGAGCTTTTTAGAAACGGACTTGCAGAACTGTTAAGAAAACATGACGATATAAAAATAGTTAAAAGTGTTGGGGATGGCATTGAGTTTATGGAGCTTATCAACAGCCTATTTGAGGCTGATATTGTATTGCTGGACATTACTATGCCCAAAATGGATGGTTTTCAGGTTTTAAAAGAATTAAAAACTTTAAATTCTGATATAAAACCTATTGTAATTTCGATGCACAATGATGGAAATTACATTGCAAAATGCGCTAAAATGGGTGCTTTCGGATATCTATTAAAAAACACAGATGAAGCCGAATTAATCCTTGCAATAAGGAGCGTTTATAATGGAAAAAAATATTTTAGTGCTGAAATTTCTGAAAAAATGATAAACTTTATGTCAACACAAAGCATCAGTGAAAATGTTTTATCCAATAAAGAAACCGAAGTTTTAGGATTAATTGCTAAAGGCTTAACAACTAAAGAAATTGCTGAAAAACTATTTGTGAGTTCGCGCACCATAGAAACCCATCGTGCCAATATTTTAAAAAAACTAGAAGTAAAAAATACCGCCGAACTCATTAAAAAAGCAGCAAAAATGAATTTAGTATAA
- a CDS encoding nitrilase family protein, with amino-acid sequence MKIAIIQSSLSWENPKTNRNHFEEKINSISEKVDLIVFPEMFSTGFTMSPEVVAETMDGETVLWLQSLAKAQKTAITGSLVIKENDNFYNRLVFVFPSGEIQFYDKRHLFTLAGEDKVYTSGKQKLIVDYLGWKICPLICYDLRFPVFARNNEEYDALLYVANWPKVRIQAWDILLKARSVENLCYTVGVNRVGFDGNNLEYNGHSQTVDFLGNYMLEPQESDAIFIVELNKEKLLETRNRLGFLKDKDIFELKS; translated from the coding sequence ATGAAAATCGCCATAATCCAATCTTCGTTATCTTGGGAAAACCCAAAAACTAACCGAAATCATTTCGAAGAAAAAATCAATTCTATTTCTGAAAAAGTAGATTTAATTGTGTTTCCTGAAATGTTCTCAACTGGTTTCACGATGAGTCCTGAAGTTGTTGCAGAAACTATGGATGGCGAAACGGTTTTGTGGCTACAATCTTTGGCGAAAGCCCAAAAAACAGCTATTACAGGAAGTTTAGTAATCAAAGAAAACGATAATTTTTATAACCGATTGGTATTTGTTTTTCCGTCAGGTGAAATCCAATTTTATGATAAACGACATTTGTTTACTTTGGCTGGAGAAGATAAAGTATATACTTCTGGAAAGCAAAAATTGATTGTTGATTATCTAGGTTGGAAAATTTGTCCTTTGATTTGCTATGATTTGCGTTTCCCTGTTTTTGCCCGAAATAATGAAGAATACGATGCGTTGCTTTATGTTGCCAATTGGCCAAAAGTGAGAATTCAAGCTTGGGATATTTTGCTCAAAGCGCGGTCGGTCGAGAATTTGTGTTATACTGTTGGTGTGAATAGAGTGGGCTTTGATGGAAATAATTTAGAATATAACGGACATTCGCAAACAGTCGATTTTCTTGGAAATTATATGCTCGAACCACAAGAGTCTGATGCTATTTTTATCGTTGAATTAAATAAAGAAAAACTGTTAGAAACTAGAAACAGATTAGGTTTTCTTAAAGATAAAGATATTTTTGAATTAAAATCTTGA
- a CDS encoding Ig-like domain-containing protein: MLKNNCNYILFLLILILTSCAKRGSITGGLKDTLAPILINSFPKNYSTNFKTKEIKLTFDEYIKLKDMNKQLIISPPMKYDPAILPTNVSKYISIKLLDTLQENTTYSFNFGQSITDNNEGNPLNQFKYVFSTGSFIDSLSIGGTVKDAYSKDVESFVSIMLYDVNDKFKDSVVYKENPRYITNTLDSLKTFKIENLKAGKYLLVAMKDYDSNNKFSSKKDKIGFHKEFITIPGDTVYELKLFKEKQAFKTTRPFQVSKNRLVLPYEGVAKNTKITIKNGTEELQTIITKFPKKDSLQIWYKPLKVDSLSVAVSQEKYNKNYTIKVKDQKKDSLNITSIQSGTLHLNERFTLTSSTPLNKFDNSKMKLITKDSTVVAFKTEYDEFNQELFFDFKKVPQERYTFQILPGALTDYLEQSNDTLNYSFSTKDLADYGNLKVNLQNAKQFPVIVELTNEKGEVLTSQYAENSTSKIEFNLIEPALLWLRAIYDDNKNKEWDSGNYLEKRQAEEIIYLSKAIDVRANWDVDQVFDLSIPYTPEPKKKEDNKKKLEKKSRF, translated from the coding sequence ATGTTGAAAAACAACTGTAACTATATTTTGTTTCTGCTGATTTTAATACTAACAAGTTGCGCCAAAAGAGGCAGTATTACTGGTGGTTTAAAAGATACTCTAGCTCCTATTTTAATCAATAGTTTTCCTAAAAATTATAGCACCAATTTTAAAACAAAAGAAATCAAATTAACTTTTGACGAATATATTAAGTTGAAAGACATGAACAAGCAATTGATTATTTCTCCTCCAATGAAATATGACCCCGCTATTTTACCAACGAATGTTAGTAAATACATCTCCATAAAATTGCTAGACACGCTACAAGAAAATACTACTTACAGTTTTAATTTCGGTCAAAGTATTACTGATAATAATGAAGGAAATCCGCTAAACCAATTCAAATATGTTTTTTCTACAGGAAGCTTTATCGATTCTTTAAGCATTGGCGGAACAGTAAAAGACGCATACAGCAAAGACGTAGAATCTTTCGTTTCAATTATGCTCTATGATGTAAATGACAAATTTAAAGATTCTGTAGTTTATAAAGAAAATCCAAGATATATCACCAATACATTAGACAGTTTGAAGACTTTTAAAATAGAAAATTTAAAAGCAGGAAAGTATCTTTTAGTAGCTATGAAAGATTATGATTCTAATAATAAATTCAGTTCTAAAAAAGACAAAATTGGTTTTCACAAAGAGTTTATCACCATTCCTGGCGATACGGTTTATGAGTTGAAATTATTTAAAGAAAAACAAGCCTTTAAAACAACAAGACCTTTTCAAGTTTCTAAAAACAGACTCGTTCTCCCTTATGAAGGCGTTGCAAAAAACACTAAAATCACAATTAAAAATGGCACAGAGGAGCTACAAACGATTATCACTAAATTCCCTAAAAAAGACTCACTCCAAATTTGGTACAAACCACTGAAGGTAGATTCCTTGTCAGTAGCTGTTTCTCAAGAAAAATACAATAAAAATTATACCATTAAAGTTAAAGATCAGAAAAAAGATAGTTTGAATATTACTTCAATTCAATCAGGCACATTGCATTTGAATGAACGTTTTACGTTGACCAGCAGTACACCTCTAAACAAATTTGACAATTCTAAAATGAAACTGATTACCAAAGATTCTACTGTAGTAGCCTTCAAAACAGAATATGACGAGTTCAACCAAGAATTGTTTTTTGATTTTAAAAAAGTTCCTCAAGAAAGATATACTTTTCAAATTTTACCGGGTGCTTTGACCGATTATTTAGAACAATCAAACGACACTTTAAACTATAGTTTTTCGACTAAAGATTTAGCCGATTACGGTAATTTGAAAGTGAACTTACAAAATGCAAAACAGTTTCCAGTAATTGTAGAGCTAACTAATGAAAAAGGAGAAGTTCTGACCTCACAATATGCAGAAAACAGCACTTCTAAAATTGAATTTAATCTTATTGAACCTGCACTATTATGGCTTCGAGCTATTTATGATGATAACAAAAACAAGGAATGGGATTCAGGAAATTATTTAGAAAAACGCCAAGCCGAAGAAATTATTTATTTATCAAAAGCCATTGATGTCAGAGCCAATTGGGATGTGGATCAGGTTTTCGATTTGAGTATTCCGTACACACCTGAACCTAAAAAGAAAGAAGACAATAAAAAGAAGCTTGAAAAAAAATCAAGATTTTAA
- a CDS encoding ComF family protein: MFKSIINLFFPPVCAGCHSFLVSNENVICTVCRHHIPLTNHHLNPENEAFKKFYGRIPVEYASALLYFHKKGIVQEMIHGLKYRKQEEIGTVLGEWYAEDLKKLEILQSVDEIIPVPLHKRKLRERGFNQLTNFGTMLSKELKIPYNSNLLVRNIYSKTQSRKSFLNRSEGIDTVFDVVFTEKDHSKHFLLIDDVLTTGSTLEACSNALLKIPKIKISIVCMAMAHS, from the coding sequence AGCATTATCAATCTCTTTTTTCCTCCCGTTTGTGCTGGTTGTCATTCGTTTTTGGTATCAAATGAAAATGTGATTTGTACCGTTTGCCGACACCATATTCCGCTAACGAATCATCATTTGAACCCTGAAAATGAAGCTTTCAAAAAGTTTTACGGACGAATTCCTGTCGAATACGCATCGGCATTATTGTATTTTCATAAAAAGGGAATTGTTCAGGAAATGATTCATGGTCTAAAATACAGAAAACAAGAAGAAATTGGAACTGTCCTTGGCGAATGGTACGCTGAAGATTTAAAAAAATTAGAAATACTGCAATCGGTTGATGAAATTATTCCTGTGCCTTTACACAAAAGAAAACTTCGTGAACGAGGTTTTAATCAGTTAACTAATTTTGGGACAATGCTTTCCAAGGAATTGAAGATTCCATATAATTCCAATCTACTGGTTCGAAACATTTACTCAAAAACTCAATCGAGAAAAAGTTTTTTAAATCGAAGCGAAGGCATCGATACTGTTTTTGATGTTGTTTTTACTGAAAAAGACCACAGCAAACATTTCTTGTTGATTGATGATGTACTTACTACTGGTTCTACACTAGAAGCTTGCTCAAACGCTTTACTGAAAATTCCAAAGATAAAAATCAGCATTGTTTGCATGGCGATGGCGCATAGCTAA